From Synechococcales cyanobacterium T60_A2020_003:
TAGATCTACAAAATCAACCTTTTGTCGAGATTTGGAGCGATCGCCCCGATATGCAAGACAGTACTGCTTGGGTCAGACTAGTCAGACAACAGCACTGGCGCAATTGACATGTCTACCGTTCTAGTTGATACAGATATTCTGATTGACATTGCCAACAATGACGCGATCGCGCAGTCGCGGCTCATCCGTGAACGCTAAACGGCTGTTCTGGCAATTTCTACAATCATCGTCATGGAACTCATTGTTGGATGCCGTAACAAGGTTGAATTACAAGCACTTGAACAGTTTCTAGCTCAATTCCAGATTTTTACATTAACTAGGCAGATTGGCGATCGCGCGACTGAACTCCTTCAAACCTATTGCCTTAGCCACAGATTATTGATTGCCGATGCCTTAATCGCCGCCACTGCAATTGAGAATCAGATCCCATTACTTAGCAAAAATCAACGCGACTTTCGATTTCTCCAAGACCTTAGCTTATTGCCCTATCCTTAAGCCCGTAACGCAGAAAGTGCCTGAATGAAAATTGTCTTACTCTACTCTCTTTTCCAACAGGCGATCGCTTGATTGCAGCAAACGAACATCTCCAGACCGATCACGATTGAGCATCGCTGTGAAGAGACTGTAATTCAAGAATGACGCGGTCTTTGCTGGCCTTTAAGTGGTCTTGGATTGCCGCCGCCGCTAGCTCTGGATTCCGGTGGGCGATCGCCTCATAGATTTGGCGATGTTCTAAGCGGATCTCCAGCACATTCGGATTGTTCAGCGTGGTTTGAATGCGCAGCAGCAACATCCGATCAAACACATGATCGAGTAAAGACGTGAGATAGCTATTGCTCGAACTTTGCGCCAACAGTCGATGGAAGCGATAGTCCAGATCGAGTAATTGATAATTTCGCAATTGTTCCTTGGGCGTGGGCGATAGTTTCTCGGCTTGTTCCACCAGCGCTTGCAGTTCGGCAATCTGCTCCTGAGTGGCGTTGGCACAGGCTTGGGTTACCGATAGACTCTCCAGGGCTAGGCGACAGTCATACAGTTCAATGGCGTCGGTCACCGATACGGTGGTCACCCGAATCGCCCCACTGTCATCGGCGATCGCCAATTTTGCATGCTGAAGCAGGCGCAGCGCTTCTCGGATTGGGGTACGGCTAACCTGAAGCTGTTCGGCAAGCTGCGTTTCCACCAAACGTTGTCCGGGCACTAACTCCCCCGACAAAATGGCATTACGCAAGGCTTGATAGGCTTGTTCTTGTAGCGATTTTTGCCGTCGCAACGGTTGAGCAGGCAACACCAAAGGGATAGACTCCAGAAAATCGTTTTCGGAACTGGTTGCTTGGTTTCAGAACAATGGATTGTATCCAGGATACATTAGTTTTCAGAACGCGACCGATAGTGCTGATCCAGCTTTAAGAGGGTCTGTAACAGCACCTCTGCACCCATCGCGCCTTGTTCAGGCGAGGTATATTCGGTCTCAGCATGGCTAACGCCCGCCTCGCTAGGCACAAAGATCATGCCCATGTCGGTCAAGGTCGCCATCTCTTGGGTATCGTGGCTGGCGCGACTCGGTAGTTGCATTGCACTCAGCCCTAGTTCCTGGCACACCTCTGCGATCGCCGCTTGGATGTGAAGCCGCGCTGGAGCCGGATCATTGGGAAGACGGGGTTGGATCTGAATTTTTGTTCCTGTTTCTATGGCGATCGCCTCCATAATTTGCTGCAATTCCAGCATCATGGCATCGATGTGAGCATTGGACAGATCGCGAATATCCAGCTTGAGATTAACCTGTCCCGGAATCGTATTGGCCGCGTTGGGCAGCACCTCCATCCAGCCGACGGTTGCCACCTGTTGTCCAGACTGATTGGCAATCCGGTTCACAGCCAAAACAATTTGAGCAGCGGCAACGAGGGCATCCTGACGCATCCCCATCGGTGTTGTACCAGCGTGGCGTGCCATACCCATCACCGAAATAAATATAGTAGCGCCGTTGTCCCACAATCCCTTCGACGATCCCAATCTGCACCCCCGCCGTTTCTAAAACCGGGCCTTGTTCCACATGCAGTTCTACAAAGGCCGCGATTTCCTCAGAGCGTCGTTGTGCCGTAGCGATTTGCCCCCAATCTCC
This genomic window contains:
- a CDS encoding GntR family transcriptional regulator — translated: MVLPAQPLRRQKSLQEQAYQALRNAILSGELVPGQRLVETQLAEQLQVSRTPIREALRLLQHAKLAIADDSGAIRVTTVSVTDAIELYDCRLALESLSVTQACANATQEQIAELQALVEQAEKLSPTPKEQLRNYQLLDLDYRFHRLLAQSSSNSYLTSLLDHVFDRMLLLRIQTTLNNPNVLEIRLEHRQIYEAIAHRNPELAAAAIQDHLKASKDRVILELQSLHSDAQS